Proteins from one Chloroflexota bacterium genomic window:
- a CDS encoding Fur family transcriptional regulator — MSFVEYSIKVLRSRGYKVTRPRKQVLEAIENAAGPVSPYDIERMVQQHGEHLDPVTVYRVINLLCSLTLVHKVLSRGGFVKCDLLEEPGCHRFLVCRGCGILQEFTDDSLCRQESQIAQRLGFQAEHHLTESSGLCQRCR; from the coding sequence ATGTCTTTCGTTGAGTATTCCATAAAGGTGCTGCGCTCCAGAGGCTATAAGGTGACCAGGCCTCGAAAGCAGGTACTTGAGGCGATTGAGAATGCTGCAGGACCCGTTTCGCCCTATGACATTGAAAGAATGGTACAACAGCATGGCGAGCATCTGGACCCTGTCACTGTCTACCGGGTGATTAACCTGTTGTGTTCCTTGACCCTGGTACATAAAGTCCTGTCACGCGGCGGATTCGTTAAATGCGATTTGCTTGAGGAGCCGGGCTGCCATCGTTTTCTGGTATGCCGTGGCTGCGGAATACTCCAGGAGTTCACTGATGATTCGTTGTGCCGTCAGGAGAGTCAGATTGCTCAGAGATTGGGATTTCAGGCTGAGCATCATCTGACCGAATCCTCAGGTCTTTGTCAGCGCTGCCGTTGA
- a CDS encoding zinc ABC transporter substrate-binding protein, which yields MLGLVKPRFEFGKRIAVLLLALLVVLGAVACAPRASTGKLKVVATIFPLADFVKNVAGDRVEVITLLPPGADPHTWEPLPEQVKTIAEARLLVINGAGLEFWAEKVVKAAASPDLVVVDTSAIPAMEGALLTGDEHEGGVNPHVWADPLLAQKQVEAIAEALIMVDPANKDAYIANAAAYVVELKSLDEEIRNTTQLFSIRDFITIHPSWTYFAGRYGLVEAAVIEESPGGEPSAAYIQQVVDLARELKVKAIFAEPQFSSKAADTIAAESGSQVLFLDAIGGADLPGRDSYINLMRYNLDQMKQAMQ from the coding sequence ATGCTTGGTTTGGTGAAGCCACGATTTGAGTTCGGTAAACGCATTGCTGTCTTGTTACTGGCTTTGCTTGTGGTTCTGGGTGCTGTTGCCTGCGCGCCACGTGCGAGCACGGGGAAACTCAAGGTTGTAGCGACAATATTTCCTCTGGCGGATTTTGTGAAGAACGTGGCTGGAGATAGGGTGGAGGTGATCACTCTCCTGCCACCTGGAGCAGATCCACATACCTGGGAACCATTGCCGGAGCAAGTGAAAACGATTGCTGAGGCGAGGCTTCTCGTCATCAATGGGGCAGGACTGGAGTTCTGGGCAGAGAAGGTGGTCAAGGCAGCAGCCAGCCCCGATCTGGTGGTGGTGGATACCTCTGCGATACCTGCGATGGAAGGCGCTCTGCTTACTGGTGATGAGCATGAAGGAGGGGTGAATCCTCATGTCTGGGCTGACCCTCTCCTGGCACAGAAGCAGGTTGAGGCCATTGCAGAAGCTCTCATTATGGTGGACCCAGCGAACAAGGATGCTTACATAGCAAATGCCGCTGCCTACGTTGTCGAACTAAAGTCTCTGGATGAGGAGATCAGAAACACAACGCAGTTGTTCTCTATCCGAGATTTCATTACCATTCATCCTTCCTGGACCTACTTTGCCGGGAGGTATGGATTGGTCGAGGCAGCCGTGATAGAGGAGTCGCCAGGTGGGGAGCCTTCAGCGGCTTATATCCAACAGGTGGTTGACCTGGCACGGGAGCTCAAGGTGAAAGCCATTTTTGCTGAGCCTCAGTTCAGCTCTAAGGCAGCAGACACTATTGCTGCCGAGAGCGGATCCCAGGTTCTTTTTCTTGACGCTATCGGTGGTGCTGACCTGCCAGGCAGGGACAGTTATATTAACCTCATGAGATATAACCTGGACCAAATGAAGCAGGCGATGCAGTGA